Proteins from one Chthoniobacterales bacterium genomic window:
- a CDS encoding autotransporter-associated beta strand repeat-containing protein, producing MKFKSSASLINRFTPVAKTALIFAVAAALGHSSEAADTTHVLTPAATNNWTTATFTNPSATWSNTGIAGDFLTYNTTTATLPLDTLTLDTNIITGGIKQTNTGALTIAVSGVNAFTMNGTGISAANNGFGNANTAVISTSSSGALIVNPNLVLVTNTDVGATNTGPITLGGTITASADSTLSFRANSSGTITANGNIGASGNNISISNVGTGTGLVTLSGNLGTSVLSVTQNGTSSLTLAGANIYTGATTVNAGTLTLTGSLSSSSSLTMGGGTFSYSKAGTNSQTVAGLTLNSGGSTVNNTVGTDTLTLGAIGRSVAGAAVNFGTATGAITTTSTNVNSIIGPWASFGTGTSLKYAVGSTAGAATNITGLTGTTATAGTLANVTSATGNFEYSAAATTSSNLTANTLRYSTGGNTTTAIGAGNTLTLNGLMNAGAGTLTISGGPSTGGIIIGSNNELVITANTRATTISAVIANGGAAGSVTYGGPSAGVLTLSGANIYSGGTTLNGGTLNIDNGATGTTTSSAIGTGNFTIAGGTINSSVAGIALGTNNAQSWNGDFTFTGTNSLDLGTGAVTLNANRTVTVTANTLTLGGSISGFTLTKAGTGTLALSGNNTAGTAGIFVAAGILDLLSTTALGSGALTLSASNQNTTGATILNSTGAALTLANATPITLGYGTFGAAANTGGNGDITFGAGAVTTSGVYTETLLGTGSTFKFNGAFTNTAGNAGLTINGPGNTLIFGGSTFTVQSSANANSGTAIGGTANVSILGNVQNGPTVSGSLTYQGTGTLTLAGTNTQTGSTTISSGTVQYNGAAAMSTGSAITFTSGATMSLKADADTTFTPLSLNAFSGTSTYNFLVNSLNSPTGDGHTLTLNGQTGNANATNATINVTSTTGDTLKFGSSAFQLSSSIGFGLGNTTAFNLTGANVILSGLSNSASNQYANITVASTTNNDLTINGVVSSNNSRTLAATVTSGSLTLNNTVTLGTGSSNWQVFLNGGTLNLKSAGALVNANGSKLDITSGTLNNTSGGALTETSNPTLVINGDFAFSTAGGTSANNLNLGTGATSLGATAGTTRTITTNGSATLTIGGAISNGTTANSITKAGTGTLALTSATNAYTGATTVSAGTLTTGSTGRINTSTSVTISGGTLLLANTGNQIGDSAGVTLSGGTLAIGVAGLNESVGALTLSANSIIDFGTLGTSGSKDILTFASALTGNWDDNAILKIYNWSGTILTAGGADQLIFTTSTLTQSELDHIQFFSDSGSTQIGTGTSFISTEVVPVPEPSTWVAGTLTLAAVGWTQRKQLKTLLRVA from the coding sequence ATGAAATTCAAATCCTCTGCTTCCCTCATCAATCGCTTCACTCCTGTCGCGAAAACCGCATTGATTTTCGCCGTTGCCGCCGCACTTGGTCATTCATCGGAGGCTGCTGATACCACCCATGTTTTGACCCCTGCAGCCACGAACAACTGGACCACGGCGACTTTCACCAACCCGTCAGCCACTTGGTCGAACACTGGCATCGCTGGAGATTTCCTCACCTATAACACTACCACGGCCACTCTGCCGCTCGACACGCTGACGCTCGACACGAACATTATCACGGGCGGCATCAAGCAGACAAACACCGGCGCGCTGACCATCGCTGTGAGTGGTGTAAACGCCTTTACGATGAACGGCACTGGAATCAGCGCGGCCAACAACGGCTTTGGAAATGCCAATACAGCGGTGATCTCTACTTCCAGCAGTGGCGCGCTCATTGTCAATCCAAACCTTGTTCTGGTGACCAACACGGACGTTGGCGCTACTAACACCGGGCCAATCACCCTCGGCGGCACCATTACCGCTTCCGCAGACAGCACGTTGAGTTTCCGCGCGAACAGCAGTGGGACTATTACCGCTAATGGTAACATCGGCGCGAGCGGCAACAACATCAGCATTAGCAATGTTGGTACGGGCACAGGACTGGTAACTCTTTCGGGTAATCTGGGCACCTCTGTTTTGAGCGTAACTCAGAACGGTACATCGTCACTTACCTTGGCCGGCGCGAACATCTATACCGGCGCAACGACCGTGAATGCGGGCACACTGACGTTGACTGGCTCTCTGAGTTCCAGCAGTTCCCTCACCATGGGCGGCGGCACATTCTCTTACAGCAAAGCGGGCACTAACTCACAAACGGTCGCGGGACTTACATTAAACTCGGGCGGATCGACGGTTAACAACACTGTTGGCACCGACACTCTGACCTTGGGTGCGATTGGGCGCTCCGTAGCCGGTGCCGCAGTCAACTTCGGAACCGCTACTGGTGCAATTACCACCACATCCACTAACGTCAACAGCATCATCGGGCCTTGGGCTTCGTTTGGCACCGGCACCAGCTTGAAGTATGCGGTTGGTTCCACCGCAGGTGCGGCCACTAACATCACTGGCCTCACCGGAACCACGGCGACGGCAGGAACCTTGGCCAACGTCACCAGCGCTACGGGCAACTTTGAATACAGCGCGGCCGCCACCACGTCTTCAAATCTGACCGCCAACACCTTGCGCTACTCTACAGGTGGGAACACGACCACGGCTATCGGGGCGGGAAATACTCTCACGCTCAATGGATTGATGAATGCTGGCGCTGGCACGCTGACCATTTCCGGTGGGCCTTCGACCGGTGGCATCATCATCGGCTCCAACAACGAATTAGTCATCACGGCTAATACACGGGCCACCACCATCTCGGCAGTCATCGCCAACGGAGGCGCGGCGGGTTCGGTTACATACGGGGGACCAAGTGCTGGCGTGCTCACCCTCTCTGGTGCGAACATTTACAGTGGCGGTACGACCTTGAACGGAGGGACGTTGAACATCGACAACGGAGCGACGGGTACGACCACCTCCTCTGCCATCGGCACAGGCAACTTCACAATTGCGGGTGGCACCATCAACTCCTCGGTAGCAGGAATCGCTCTGGGTACCAATAACGCGCAAAGCTGGAACGGCGACTTTACCTTCACCGGAACCAATAGCCTGGACTTGGGCACTGGCGCGGTAACTCTTAACGCCAACCGCACCGTTACAGTTACCGCTAATACTCTGACCTTGGGCGGCAGCATTAGTGGCTTTACTTTGACCAAGGCAGGCACGGGCACCCTCGCACTCTCTGGCAACAACACGGCTGGCACGGCGGGCATATTCGTGGCGGCCGGCATCCTCGACTTGCTATCGACCACGGCCCTCGGCAGCGGCGCCCTTACCCTTAGCGCCTCTAACCAGAACACCACCGGTGCCACGATTCTCAACAGCACCGGAGCTGCGCTGACGCTTGCGAACGCGACTCCCATTACTCTTGGCTATGGCACCTTCGGCGCGGCGGCGAATACGGGTGGCAATGGCGACATCACCTTCGGCGCGGGTGCGGTCACGACGAGCGGTGTTTATACCGAGACCCTCCTTGGCACAGGATCGACCTTCAAATTTAACGGTGCCTTCACCAATACCGCCGGCAATGCGGGCTTAACTATCAATGGCCCTGGCAATACGCTGATTTTTGGCGGCTCAACCTTCACGGTCCAGTCGAGTGCGAATGCCAACTCAGGAACCGCCATCGGCGGCACCGCCAACGTCAGTATCCTCGGTAACGTCCAGAATGGCCCGACCGTGTCCGGTTCATTAACATATCAAGGCACCGGAACCCTGACGCTGGCTGGTACGAACACTCAGACCGGCAGCACGACAATCTCTTCCGGCACCGTGCAGTATAACGGCGCGGCGGCGATGAGCACTGGCTCGGCGATCACCTTCACCAGTGGCGCGACGATGAGCCTGAAGGCGGATGCGGACACCACGTTCACGCCTTTGAGTCTTAATGCTTTTTCTGGCACGAGCACCTATAACTTCCTCGTCAATAGCCTGAACTCTCCGACGGGGGATGGGCACACTCTCACGCTGAATGGCCAGACCGGCAATGCTAACGCAACCAATGCCACCATCAATGTCACCAGCACCACCGGCGACACGCTGAAATTCGGCTCATCGGCTTTCCAGCTCAGCAGCAGCATCGGATTCGGCCTTGGAAATACCACTGCCTTTAATCTGACCGGAGCAAACGTAATCTTGAGCGGGTTGAGTAATTCTGCGTCCAACCAATACGCAAACATCACTGTGGCGAGCACCACCAACAACGACCTGACGATCAACGGCGTCGTTTCTTCCAATAACAGTCGGACTCTCGCTGCGACGGTAACCAGCGGCTCGCTGACTCTCAATAACACGGTTACCCTCGGAACAGGCTCGTCAAACTGGCAAGTCTTTCTGAACGGCGGAACGCTGAACCTGAAGAGCGCCGGGGCATTGGTGAACGCAAACGGCAGCAAACTGGATATCACTAGCGGCACCTTGAATAACACGAGTGGCGGGGCTTTGACCGAAACGAGCAATCCCACCCTCGTGATCAACGGCGATTTCGCCTTCAGCACTGCGGGCGGTACCAGCGCGAACAATTTGAATCTCGGCACCGGTGCGACTTCCCTGGGCGCGACTGCCGGAACCACCCGCACGATCACGACTAATGGCTCGGCGACGCTGACAATTGGCGGCGCGATTTCTAACGGCACCACCGCCAACAGCATCACCAAGGCCGGCACCGGCACGCTCGCCCTTACTAGCGCGACCAACGCCTACACAGGTGCAACGACGGTCAGCGCGGGCACCTTAACCACCGGTTCCACGGGTCGTATCAATACCTCCACCAGTGTGACGATTTCCGGCGGCACCCTACTGTTGGCCAACACGGGCAACCAGATCGGAGACTCGGCGGGCGTCACCTTGTCGGGCGGCACTCTCGCCATCGGTGTTGCCGGGCTGAATGAATCGGTTGGGGCACTCACCCTCAGTGCCAACTCGATCATCGACTTCGGCACCCTCGGCACCAGTGGAAGTAAGGATATTCTGACTTTTGCCAGCGCGCTCACCGGGAATTGGGACGATAACGCCATCCTGAAAATCTATAACTGGAGCGGTACTATACTTACTGCAGGCGGAGCGGATCAGCTCATCTTCACTACCAGCACGTTGACCCAAAGCGAATTGGATCACATCCAGTTCTTTAGCGATTCCGGCAGCACTCAGATCGGCACTGGCACCAGTTTCATTTCCACCGAGGTTGTCCCCGTCCCTGAACCTTCCACATGGGTCGCAGGCACACTAACACTGGCGGCTGTGGGCTGGACTCAACGCAAGCAATTGAAAACGCTCCTTCGCGTCGCCTGA
- a CDS encoding hydroxyacid dehydrogenase, translated as MSRHDSKPRVLVAITEERRQGFLPNDLLNRLNDLVEDVRMYDPELRYDNWEKELADYEPGVIVSGWGTPRIPVWPQPKLDYVCHLTGEVRNTIPRELIERGLMVTNWGTSISRTVAECTLMLTLCALRRVTQFALGMHVEKQWKTTDSAASLFGRRIGIHGFGNIAREYVKLAKPFGCSVSSYDPYVSDSVLRQHGVQRCNSLEELFSTSQIIIELAANTEETRRSVTGELLRMLPPDGVFVNTGRSAVVDTEALVEIAREGNLQVALDVFDEEPLSADNPLRGLHNVTLLPHIAGPTTDRLRDCGEAAVRNITKYIHGEPLDAVITLDVYDRIS; from the coding sequence ATGTCTCGCCACGATAGTAAGCCTCGCGTGCTCGTCGCGATAACGGAAGAGCGCAGGCAGGGGTTTCTTCCCAACGATCTGCTGAACCGACTGAACGATCTGGTGGAGGATGTGCGCATGTACGATCCGGAATTGCGCTATGATAATTGGGAAAAAGAACTCGCCGACTATGAACCGGGAGTGATTGTTTCCGGTTGGGGAACACCTCGCATTCCCGTGTGGCCGCAGCCCAAGCTGGATTATGTCTGCCATCTAACAGGGGAGGTTCGGAATACGATTCCCAGGGAACTCATCGAGCGCGGTCTGATGGTGACCAATTGGGGGACTTCCATTAGTCGGACGGTTGCCGAATGCACTCTGATGCTGACCCTCTGCGCCTTGAGACGAGTGACGCAGTTTGCCCTCGGCATGCATGTGGAAAAGCAGTGGAAAACCACCGATTCGGCAGCCAGTCTGTTTGGACGACGCATCGGCATCCATGGCTTTGGAAATATCGCCAGGGAGTATGTCAAGCTGGCCAAACCCTTTGGCTGCTCCGTTTCCAGCTACGATCCGTATGTGAGTGACTCGGTTCTCCGCCAGCATGGAGTCCAGCGGTGCAACTCGCTCGAGGAGCTATTTTCCACTTCGCAGATTATCATCGAACTCGCAGCTAATACGGAGGAAACCCGTCGCAGTGTAACGGGCGAGCTTCTCCGAATGCTGCCTCCCGATGGCGTCTTTGTAAACACGGGCCGCTCCGCTGTGGTGGATACCGAGGCACTCGTTGAGATCGCTCGCGAAGGCAATCTGCAGGTGGCACTCGATGTTTTTGACGAGGAGCCATTGAGTGCGGATAATCCATTGCGAGGCTTGCATAATGTGACGCTTCTGCCGCACATCGCAGGCCCCACAACAGATCGTCTGCGCGATTGCGGAGAAGCTGCGGTCCGCAACATAACGAAGTATATCCACGGAGAACCTCTGGACGCGGTGATTACTCTGGATGTTTACGATCGGATCTCATAA
- a CDS encoding GH1 family beta-glucosidase, translated as MSITPSPRHISFPNDFVWGVATAAAQIEGAAFEGGKGESIWDRMARVPGKVLNGDTLDVACDHYHRYPEDFAMMRQLGIQHYRFSISWPRIYPQGDGAINQEGLDFYNRLIDSLLEHGITPWVTLFHWDLPQALEDRGGWRSRIVPEAFAVYAEMIVKALGDRVKNWITLNEIRCFTLFGYGEGWMAPGVFESAKVVNQTYHHALLAHGYAVKAVRKYGGTDARVGITDNPDVPVPVTETATDIAAAKAWFIEKNAHILEPIFTGRYSDEYIKRCGADRPEVALGDMELISQSTDFLGLNIYTGCYIRAGNNMPYEQMEFPADYPSTTCPWLKVMPQVLYWGPRLACECYGVQAIYITENGCGYDDEPVVAGQVNDLHRRDLVRNYLSELHRAIQDGVPIHGYFLWSLMDNFEWKDGYTRRFGIVHNDYSTQKRTPKLSALWYSSVIRENRLL; from the coding sequence GTGAGCATCACTCCCTCTCCACGGCATATTAGTTTCCCAAATGACTTCGTTTGGGGTGTGGCTACCGCAGCAGCGCAAATCGAAGGAGCCGCATTCGAAGGTGGCAAGGGAGAATCGATCTGGGATCGCATGGCGAGGGTGCCGGGCAAGGTGCTCAATGGCGATACCCTAGATGTGGCCTGCGATCATTATCACCGCTATCCGGAAGATTTCGCAATGATGCGCCAGTTAGGTATCCAGCATTATCGCTTCTCGATTTCCTGGCCACGCATTTATCCGCAGGGAGACGGCGCGATCAATCAGGAGGGACTGGATTTCTACAATCGGCTGATTGATAGTTTGCTTGAGCATGGCATCACGCCGTGGGTAACGCTCTTTCACTGGGATTTACCGCAAGCATTGGAAGATCGCGGCGGTTGGCGCTCACGAATTGTTCCCGAGGCTTTCGCCGTTTATGCGGAAATGATCGTCAAGGCGCTGGGTGATCGGGTTAAAAACTGGATTACCTTGAATGAGATCCGGTGCTTCACACTCTTCGGGTATGGTGAAGGCTGGATGGCACCCGGCGTTTTTGAATCAGCTAAAGTGGTTAATCAAACCTATCATCACGCCTTACTCGCCCACGGATATGCCGTGAAAGCAGTTCGCAAATATGGCGGAACCGACGCTCGGGTAGGAATCACCGATAATCCTGATGTTCCGGTTCCTGTCACGGAAACTGCCACGGACATAGCCGCCGCCAAGGCTTGGTTTATCGAGAAGAATGCTCATATTCTGGAACCCATTTTTACAGGTCGATATTCGGACGAATATATTAAACGTTGCGGGGCTGACCGACCTGAAGTGGCTCTGGGCGATATGGAGTTGATCAGTCAATCGACGGATTTCCTTGGGCTGAATATTTATACCGGATGCTACATTCGCGCAGGAAACAACATGCCCTACGAGCAGATGGAATTCCCCGCGGATTATCCGTCCACGACGTGTCCCTGGTTAAAGGTCATGCCGCAGGTACTCTATTGGGGACCCCGACTCGCGTGTGAGTGTTATGGGGTTCAAGCTATTTACATTACTGAAAATGGATGCGGCTATGACGACGAACCTGTAGTCGCAGGTCAAGTGAACGACTTGCATCGTCGCGATCTGGTCCGGAACTATCTGTCTGAGCTACATCGAGCGATTCAGGACGGCGTGCCCATTCACGGCTACTTCCTCTGGTCGCTAATGGATAACTTCGAGTGGAAGGACGGCTATACCAGAAGGTTTGGGATTGTTCATAATGACTATTCCACGCAAAAACGCACTCCGAAATTAAGCGCTCTGTGGTATTCCAGCGTCATACGCGAGAACCGTTTGCTTTAA
- a CDS encoding alpha-L-fucosidase gives MFASPQIPEPSNRVARFERLGYGLFIHWGLYSQLGQGEWIQHHKGISVSDYEKLAGNFTAADFDARAFARLARESGMRYITLTTRHHDGFSLYDTRGLSTFDSPHSPAGRDIVAEFVEACRAEDIVPFLYHTTLDWRWGSANCSESKFDDYLDYLHASVEVLCRNYGEIGGFWFDGNWSREHADWKEDRLFEIIRRFQPEAMIINNTGLDAQGAKGHPEIDSTTFEQGLPIAPDRRGWSKYVAGEMCETMNSHWGIGARDYNFKSPAAIIQHLCACRRVGANYLLNIGPTATGGIPAYEAAALRIVGKWIESHGDLIYDARPFDARCEGKDFVLHDEGRFFYFAHDLGRRGDAHVVKHGNSNASRIIDYLPVGIQSVRWLDDCTPGIFSQSSDGKVTLNCEGYDYGIDMVVRVAELTA, from the coding sequence ATGTTCGCCTCCCCGCAAATTCCGGAGCCGTCTAACCGCGTGGCACGCTTCGAAAGACTCGGCTATGGACTCTTCATTCATTGGGGACTCTATTCACAGCTAGGTCAGGGAGAATGGATTCAACATCACAAAGGTATCTCGGTTAGCGACTATGAGAAGCTTGCCGGAAATTTCACGGCTGCGGATTTCGATGCCCGGGCATTTGCCCGTTTGGCACGAGAGAGCGGCATGCGCTACATCACTCTAACCACGCGACATCACGACGGATTTTCTCTCTACGACACAAGAGGACTTTCCACTTTCGATTCACCGCATTCTCCGGCTGGAAGAGACATCGTCGCCGAGTTCGTGGAAGCGTGTCGCGCCGAGGATATTGTTCCATTTCTCTACCATACCACTCTGGATTGGAGATGGGGCTCGGCGAATTGCAGTGAATCCAAGTTCGATGACTATCTCGACTATCTCCACGCGTCTGTGGAAGTGCTATGTCGAAACTACGGAGAGATCGGTGGATTTTGGTTTGACGGTAATTGGTCACGCGAGCACGCGGATTGGAAGGAAGACCGTCTCTTTGAAATAATCCGCCGTTTCCAGCCAGAGGCAATGATCATCAACAATACGGGTTTGGATGCTCAAGGTGCGAAAGGGCATCCGGAAATTGATAGCACGACCTTTGAACAAGGACTACCCATTGCTCCGGATCGCCGCGGCTGGTCTAAGTATGTCGCCGGGGAAATGTGCGAAACGATGAACAGCCATTGGGGAATCGGCGCTCGCGATTACAACTTCAAGAGTCCTGCGGCAATTATTCAGCATCTCTGCGCCTGCCGCAGAGTCGGTGCCAACTATCTTCTTAACATAGGGCCAACCGCTACGGGCGGCATTCCCGCTTATGAAGCCGCCGCACTGAGAATAGTTGGAAAATGGATCGAGTCACATGGCGATCTGATTTACGATGCGCGACCGTTTGACGCCAGATGCGAGGGAAAAGATTTTGTTCTTCATGACGAAGGACGTTTCTTTTATTTCGCGCATGATCTCGGACGCCGTGGGGATGCTCATGTAGTGAAACACGGAAACAGTAACGCGTCCCGTATCATCGATTATCTACCCGTTGGCATTCAAAGCGTTCGATGGCTGGATGATTGTACACCGGGAATCTTCAGCCAAAGCTCCGATGGAAAAGTAACCCTCAACTGCGAAGGTTACGACTACGGGATTGATATGGTGGTAAGAGTGGCCGAACTCACCGCCTAG
- a CDS encoding sugar-binding domain-containing protein: protein MLRESLQSTLRETYMSERIDLNGTWKVRWYDNQRGDRHTRLFEPDAVLDRAWDAQVPGEIHEDLIRLGLIKEPTLGLECLSARWVEEMFWHYRRSFQSSSLLVGERAWLVFEGLALAAVIYLNGKEVGRHANYFYPCRLDVTDHLIDGENILVVTVESGLVHAADKQTKGLEHVPDAAPQKRPWLRIVQSSHGWDWSPRLLNVGIHGNVYLERTSALRIETLVVLAKLDSQLERGSVTARLIVEGFIETKVTLTVSLPEKDLTQTIEFVVKPGTNRLEAVIDVERPELWWPIGHGAQPLYTVNAKLSWDGNEWVDSRRIGFRHVRINQEPHPEQGHYFIVEINGKPIFCKGGNFVPADIIFNRINRERYVTLIDRAVESNCNFLRIWGGGLYESDEFYDLCNERGILVWQEFIFACNRYPGYDEAFYNDVRKEAIHHIRRLAHHPSLIIWCGNNEMEWGGLEWGWEKGIVAPDYVLFHRLLPSLLREEDGTRYYQPSSPFSPDGAPPNADESGDQHPWNIGFADNDFRKYREMICRFPNEGGILGPNALQTVMACLPPGMDQPGSFAWELHDNSVSFWGGSKPYPDEMLEFWLGKSIDTMSVEDYVYWGGLLQGIGLSEYVKNFRRRMFDSSAAIFWMYNDTWPTTRSWTIVDYYLRRTPAFWPVKRAYAPVAVVVTRESDFVRIYGINEGPEISMELRCGLFALDGGYPLNLTSVVNLPENASTIIAEFDAAQWDSLGTTTHVAYALLKQGDIEVARDTLFLPLFKEMKWPESQLRIRQIEGKAIFESDTFAWRVCLDLEGDTALPDNFFDVYPGIPTTLDWPANLATPKVIRIGNS from the coding sequence TTGCTTCGCGAATCCTTACAGAGCACCCTGCGCGAAACTTATATGTCTGAACGTATTGATCTGAATGGAACTTGGAAAGTTCGCTGGTATGACAACCAACGAGGTGATCGCCACACGCGTTTGTTCGAGCCAGACGCCGTGCTTGATCGGGCGTGGGACGCTCAAGTGCCAGGCGAGATTCACGAAGATCTCATTCGTCTCGGGCTGATCAAAGAGCCAACTTTGGGTTTGGAATGCCTCAGCGCACGATGGGTCGAGGAAATGTTTTGGCACTATCGGCGATCTTTCCAAAGCTCCAGCCTATTAGTGGGCGAGCGCGCCTGGCTGGTTTTCGAGGGATTGGCACTCGCGGCTGTCATTTATCTCAATGGAAAGGAAGTTGGCAGACACGCGAACTATTTTTATCCCTGCCGACTGGATGTCACCGATCATTTAATCGATGGAGAAAACATCCTTGTGGTCACCGTCGAAAGCGGGCTGGTCCACGCTGCTGACAAACAAACGAAAGGACTGGAACATGTCCCGGATGCCGCTCCTCAGAAGCGTCCCTGGCTGCGCATCGTCCAGAGTTCTCACGGATGGGACTGGTCTCCACGTTTACTGAATGTAGGTATTCATGGAAATGTCTATCTTGAGCGCACTTCTGCTCTTCGCATCGAAACCTTGGTCGTACTGGCCAAACTAGATTCGCAACTAGAACGCGGCTCGGTTACAGCGAGGCTGATTGTGGAGGGATTTATAGAAACGAAAGTAACGCTGACTGTCTCCCTGCCTGAAAAGGATTTAACTCAAACCATCGAGTTTGTCGTGAAGCCAGGAACCAATCGACTGGAAGCAGTTATCGACGTGGAGCGACCGGAACTTTGGTGGCCAATCGGTCATGGAGCGCAGCCACTTTACACGGTGAACGCCAAGCTTTCATGGGATGGAAATGAATGGGTAGATTCCCGTCGAATCGGATTCCGCCACGTCCGCATCAATCAGGAGCCGCATCCCGAGCAGGGCCATTATTTCATCGTGGAAATCAACGGAAAGCCGATCTTCTGCAAAGGTGGAAATTTCGTTCCGGCTGATATTATTTTTAACCGAATCAACCGCGAACGCTATGTGACCTTGATCGATCGCGCGGTGGAATCCAACTGCAATTTCCTGCGCATCTGGGGTGGGGGACTATACGAGAGCGACGAATTTTACGACCTCTGCAATGAACGCGGCATCCTGGTTTGGCAGGAGTTTATTTTCGCCTGCAATCGTTATCCTGGATACGACGAAGCCTTTTACAATGATGTTAGAAAAGAAGCCATTCATCATATTAGAAGGCTGGCTCATCATCCGAGCCTGATCATCTGGTGCGGAAACAACGAAATGGAATGGGGAGGCTTGGAATGGGGTTGGGAAAAAGGAATTGTGGCACCGGATTACGTTCTATTTCACCGGTTGTTGCCTTCCCTGTTGCGCGAGGAGGATGGCACACGCTACTACCAGCCTAGTTCCCCTTTTTCACCAGATGGCGCTCCTCCCAATGCGGATGAAAGTGGCGATCAACATCCATGGAATATTGGTTTTGCCGATAACGACTTCCGTAAGTATCGAGAGATGATTTGCCGTTTTCCGAATGAAGGCGGCATCCTCGGCCCCAACGCTCTTCAAACGGTAATGGCCTGCCTGCCGCCAGGCATGGATCAGCCGGGATCATTCGCATGGGAACTGCATGACAACAGCGTCTCCTTCTGGGGAGGCAGCAAACCGTATCCTGATGAAATGCTCGAGTTTTGGCTGGGTAAAAGCATCGATACCATGAGTGTGGAAGATTACGTTTATTGGGGAGGACTGTTGCAGGGCATCGGGTTGAGTGAATACGTTAAGAATTTTCGTCGGCGCATGTTTGACAGCTCGGCAGCGATATTTTGGATGTATAATGACACTTGGCCGACCACGAGAAGCTGGACCATTGTGGATTATTATTTGCGCCGCACACCTGCCTTTTGGCCGGTAAAACGAGCTTATGCACCTGTCGCAGTTGTTGTGACGCGCGAATCCGACTTTGTTCGCATCTATGGAATCAATGAGGGCCCCGAAATATCAATGGAACTCCGATGTGGTCTATTCGCGCTAGATGGAGGCTATCCACTCAATCTAACCTCGGTTGTAAATCTTCCGGAGAACGCTAGTACGATCATTGCGGAATTCGATGCGGCTCAATGGGATTCTCTCGGCACTACGACTCATGTGGCCTACGCTTTGTTGAAACAAGGTGACATTGAAGTGGCTCGCGATACTCTCTTTCTCCCGCTGTTTAAGGAAATGAAATGGCCGGAGAGTCAGCTTCGTATTCGACAAATCGAGGGAAAGGCTATTTTTGAAAGCGATACCTTCGCCTGGCGGGTATGTCTTGATCTTGAAGGTGACACCGCTTTGCCGGATAATTTCTTTGACGTTTACCCAGGAATACCAACCACGCTGGATTGGCCCGCGAATCTAGCTACTCCCAAAGTCATTCGGATCGGAAATTCCTAG